One Dreissena polymorpha isolate Duluth1 chromosome 9, UMN_Dpol_1.0, whole genome shotgun sequence genomic window carries:
- the LOC127846167 gene encoding ctenidin-3-like, which translates to MRVVLIGCLCLMSMILMATATDSFYGMPAYGSYGSGAAISPLGYGYGGGFGGGLGGAGGGSGGMGGIFNILIFLFVFIIIINVLFGGAGGFGGLGGSGSSGKSGSKYSGGSNYGDGLSHYKK; encoded by the exons ATGAGGGTAGTTTTGATAGGCTGCTTGTGCTTGATGAGTATGATCCTCATGGCAACCGCCACTGACTCTTTCTATGGCATGCCCGCATATGGCTCGTACGGGAGTGGCGCTGCTATTTCCCCACTTGGATACGGGTACGGGGGCGGATTTGGCGGTGGTCTAGGCGGTGCGGGCGGCGGCAGCGGAGGAATGGGTGGAATCTTTAACATCCTCATCTTCT TGTtcgttttcatcatcatcatcaatgtcTTGTTCGGTGGAGCCGGTGGGTTTGGCGGACTCGGAGGATCAGGAAGCAGCGGCAAGAGTGGAAGCAAATACAGTGGAGGCAGCAACTATGGAGATGGTTTGAGTCACTacaaaaaataa
- the LOC127846168 gene encoding acanthoscurrin-2-like, whose protein sequence is MRVFLIGLCVFSTVLMSTAIDAYYGMPTYGSYGGGAAISPLGYGYGGGFGGGLGGAGGGSGGMGGIFNILIFLFVFIIIINVLFGGAGGFGGLGGSGSSGKSGSKYIGGSNYGDDFSHSNYKK, encoded by the exons ATGAGGGTGTTTTTGATCGGTCTGTGTGTGTTCAGTACGGTGCTTATGTCAACCGCCATTGACGCTTACTATGGCATGCCCACATATGGCTCATATGGGGGTGGCGCTGCTATTTCCCCACTTGGATACGGGTACGGGGGCGGATTTGGCGGTGGTCTAGGCGGTGCTGGCGGCGGCAGCGGTGGTATGGGTGGAATCTTTAACATCCTCATCTTCC TGTtcgttttcatcatcatcatcaacgtcTTGTTTGGTGGAGCCGGTGGTTTTGGCGGACTCGGAGGATCAGGAAGCAGTGGCAAGAGTGGTAGCAAATACATTGGTGGCAGCAACTATGGAGATGACTTTAGCCACAGCAACtataaaaaataa